One Megalopta genalis isolate 19385.01 chromosome 11, iyMegGena1_principal, whole genome shotgun sequence genomic region harbors:
- the LOC117226340 gene encoding uncharacterized protein LOC117226340, which produces MGNSGSTQPSKVRKDRKKDEADGTRYEPRKGSRKENVEYRGTNPFIIFFLRLRSKKPKEHVTVIARAAGKLWTQMTPEQRKKYIDLANAEKKRREGRRRKTRKSRRRKR; this is translated from the exons ATGGGAAACTCGGGATCGACGCAACCGTCGAAAGTGCGAAAAGACCGGAAGAAGGACGAGGCCGACGG GACGAGGTACGAGCCTCGGAAAGGGAGCAGGAAAGAGAACGTCGAGTATCGGGGAACGAATCCTTTCATCATTTTCTTCTTACGGTTGCGCAGTAAAAAGCCGAAGGAACATGTAACCGTAATCGCGCGAGCAGCTGGCAAATTGTGGACGCAAATGACTCCGGAGCAGAGAAAGAAATACATCGATCTGGCGAATGCCGAGAAGAAGAGGCGAGAAGGAAGGAGAAGAAAGACGAGAAAATCAAG aagaagaaaaagatga
- the GXIVsPLA2 gene encoding phospholipase A2 group XII isoform X1: MDFSQYRKILIYVLTFMAYAWSGYGTGLLSNLRDAVLTAESVFENLFQNAITVARKIKDIHEVFDAAVEENCVFQCPAGIAPKPDWNHKPRSNGCGSLGIEISQEYLPLAEMTKCCDAHDICYDTCNMDKEKCDLEFKRCLYKYCEGYRTTTVMNTCKAAAKMLYTGTTALGCKSYMDAQKQACYCADKWSKNKKAKRAAQAGGEL; encoded by the exons ATGGATTTTTCGCAATACAGGAAAATCCTGATCTACGTTTTGACTTTTATGGCGTACGCTTGGTCCGGTTACGGTACTGGTTTGCTATCGAACCTAAGGGACGCCGTGTTAACCGCGGAATCGGTCTTCGAGAATCTATTCCAGAATGCGATTACCGTGGCGAGGAAGATCAAGGACATACACGAGGTGTTCGACGCCGCGGTCGAAGAAAACTGTGTTTTCCAATGTCCAGCTG GCATCGCGCCGAAACCGGATTGGAACCACAAACCGCGAAGCAACGGGTGCGGGTCTTTGGGAATAGAG ATAAGTCAAGAGTATTTGCCCCTGGCGGAGATGACGAAATGTTGCGACGCCCACGACATTTGCTACGACACCTGCAACATGGACAAGGAGAAGTGCGATTTGGAATTCAAACGATGCTTGTACAAATATTGCGAGGGCTATCGAACGACAACGGTGATGAACACGTGCAAGGCGGCCGCGAAGATGCTTTACACAGGGACCACGGCACTGGGCTGTAAGAGTTACATGGACGCGCAGAAGCAAGCCTGCTATTGCGCCGATAAATGGAGCAAGAACAAGAAAGCCAAGAGAGCCGCCCAGGCTGGCGGAGAATTGTAG
- the GXIVsPLA2 gene encoding phospholipase A2 group XII isoform X2 translates to MKILIYVLTFMAYAWSGYGTGLLSNLRDAVLTAESVFENLFQNAITVARKIKDIHEVFDAAVEENCVFQCPAGIAPKPDWNHKPRSNGCGSLGIEISQEYLPLAEMTKCCDAHDICYDTCNMDKEKCDLEFKRCLYKYCEGYRTTTVMNTCKAAAKMLYTGTTALGCKSYMDAQKQACYCADKWSKNKKAKRAAQAGGEL, encoded by the exons AT GAAAATCCTGATCTACGTTTTGACTTTTATGGCGTACGCTTGGTCCGGTTACGGTACTGGTTTGCTATCGAACCTAAGGGACGCCGTGTTAACCGCGGAATCGGTCTTCGAGAATCTATTCCAGAATGCGATTACCGTGGCGAGGAAGATCAAGGACATACACGAGGTGTTCGACGCCGCGGTCGAAGAAAACTGTGTTTTCCAATGTCCAGCTG GCATCGCGCCGAAACCGGATTGGAACCACAAACCGCGAAGCAACGGGTGCGGGTCTTTGGGAATAGAG ATAAGTCAAGAGTATTTGCCCCTGGCGGAGATGACGAAATGTTGCGACGCCCACGACATTTGCTACGACACCTGCAACATGGACAAGGAGAAGTGCGATTTGGAATTCAAACGATGCTTGTACAAATATTGCGAGGGCTATCGAACGACAACGGTGATGAACACGTGCAAGGCGGCCGCGAAGATGCTTTACACAGGGACCACGGCACTGGGCTGTAAGAGTTACATGGACGCGCAGAAGCAAGCCTGCTATTGCGCCGATAAATGGAGCAAGAACAAGAAAGCCAAGAGAGCCGCCCAGGCTGGCGGAGAATTGTAG